A stretch of Myroides oncorhynchi DNA encodes these proteins:
- a CDS encoding DUF2891 domain-containing protein has translation MKKIGSLLFASVLMFSCTEKQQPSNESINTEEPTSLTLTIAEAKKIIELPLHCIEIEYPNKLGQVIGKDEDLKTPKQLRPIFYGCFDWHSSVHGFWSIVTLLQKFPELDTDGQIRARLNNLITEENVAVELAFFHDPNNKTFERTYGWAWLFQLHGTLSKWEDADAQRWAKTIEPLAKIMQERYVEYLPKLVYPIRTGTHDNTAFGLSLSLDYARQMGNAPFEELIVTNAKRLYGEDKGCNIAFEPSGHDFLSPCLEEARLMSKVMNQDTFRTWTKSFLPQIFDKSFTLEIAKVSDRSDGHLVHLDGLNFSRATCLKEISKAIPELAPNLNQLSVKHFENSFGNITGDDYMGSHWLGTFALYTLLHQ, from the coding sequence ATGAAAAAAATAGGAAGCCTTCTATTCGCAAGTGTTTTGATGTTCTCATGTACAGAGAAACAGCAGCCTTCGAATGAATCAATAAATACGGAAGAACCAACATCATTAACACTTACTATAGCTGAGGCGAAGAAGATTATAGAGCTTCCGCTACACTGTATAGAGATTGAATATCCTAATAAATTAGGACAAGTAATAGGGAAAGATGAAGATCTAAAAACACCGAAACAGCTTAGACCTATTTTCTACGGATGTTTTGATTGGCACTCTTCTGTACACGGATTTTGGTCTATTGTTACTTTATTACAAAAGTTTCCGGAGTTAGATACAGATGGGCAGATACGTGCTAGGCTGAATAATCTGATTACAGAGGAGAATGTAGCAGTTGAACTAGCGTTCTTCCACGATCCGAATAACAAGACTTTTGAACGTACTTATGGATGGGCTTGGTTGTTCCAATTACACGGAACACTGTCTAAATGGGAAGATGCTGATGCACAACGATGGGCAAAGACGATAGAGCCATTGGCTAAAATCATGCAAGAGCGTTATGTAGAATATTTACCAAAGCTAGTATACCCTATCCGTACAGGTACACATGATAATACGGCATTCGGATTATCACTATCATTAGATTATGCACGTCAGATGGGAAATGCGCCATTTGAAGAATTAATAGTGACTAATGCTAAGCGTTTATATGGAGAAGATAAAGGATGTAATATCGCCTTTGAACCAAGCGGACATGACTTCTTATCACCATGTTTAGAAGAAGCACGCCTAATGAGTAAGGTGATGAATCAAGATACATTCCGCACGTGGACGAAGTCATTCTTGCCTCAGATATTTGACAAGAGTTTTACATTAGAGATTGCTAAGGTATCTGATCGTTCGGATGGGCATTTGGTGCATCTAGATGGTCTTAACTTTAGTAGAGCGACATGCTTAAAAGAAATAAGTAAGGCAATACCTGAGTTAGCACCTAATCTGAATCAATTGTCAGTGAAGCACTTTGAGAATTCGTTTGGCAATATTACAGGAGATGATTATATGGGAAGTCATTGGTTAGGAACTTTTGCGTTATACACTTTATTACACCAATAG
- a CDS encoding deoxycytidylate deaminase, with protein MNTSKITKYDKAYLRIAREWGQLSYCKRKKVGAIIVKDRMIISDGYNGTPTGFENCCEDENESTYWYVLHAEANAILKVASSTQSCKGATLYITMSPCRDCSKLIHQAGITRVVYCEDYRDTEGVDFLEKAGVEVLYLPDLD; from the coding sequence ATGAATACTTCTAAAATAACAAAATACGATAAGGCTTATTTGCGAATAGCTAGAGAATGGGGACAATTATCTTATTGCAAAAGAAAAAAAGTCGGAGCAATCATTGTAAAAGATAGAATGATTATATCTGATGGCTATAATGGAACTCCTACTGGCTTTGAAAACTGTTGTGAAGATGAGAATGAGTCTACGTATTGGTATGTTTTGCACGCTGAAGCTAATGCTATTCTTAAGGTAGCTAGCTCTACTCAGAGTTGTAAAGGTGCTACATTGTATATAACGATGTCTCCCTGTAGAGACTGTAGTAAATTAATACACCAGGCTGGTATAACTAGAGTCGTGTATTGTGAAGATTATAGAGATACTGAAGGTGTAGATTTTTTAGAAAAAGCTGGTGTAGAAGTACTATACTTACCTGATCTAGATTAA
- a CDS encoding 2'-5' RNA ligase family protein, producing the protein MINRYSLCFQPDDATIEIVRQMKLQLAGHIGWYNSKNSLAHMTISKFQTDSMGVNKIAQLVRQQCSTFTPTQVLFNDYGQYPNGAFFLAVDKEDQVMLKEYAKKVMSKVSLPDVYKSNEPHMSIARKLEPIKLQQALVFFEKPAISFMCDKVALRQFNPERRQYDIIDIFPFLGMPSNEAEQLSLF; encoded by the coding sequence ATGATTAATAGATATTCTCTTTGTTTTCAACCTGATGATGCGACTATAGAAATAGTGAGACAGATGAAGTTACAGCTAGCAGGCCATATCGGATGGTATAACAGTAAGAACTCTCTAGCACATATGACTATATCTAAGTTTCAGACAGATAGTATGGGTGTAAATAAGATAGCTCAGTTAGTCAGACAGCAATGTAGTACCTTCACACCTACGCAAGTACTGTTTAATGATTACGGCCAATATCCCAACGGCGCATTCTTCTTGGCAGTGGATAAAGAAGATCAGGTCATGCTAAAAGAATATGCTAAGAAAGTAATGAGTAAAGTATCCTTACCCGATGTTTATAAAAGTAACGAACCCCACATGTCTATCGCTCGTAAACTAGAACCAATCAAGCTTCAGCAAGCGCTAGTGTTCTTCGAAAAACCTGCTATTTCGTTTATGTGTGATAAAGTTGCTCTGCGCCAATTTAATCCTGAACGCAGACAATACGACATCATAGACATATTCCCTTTTTTAGGAATGCCTTCTAATGAAGCGGAGCAGTTGTCGTTGTTTTAA
- a CDS encoding TerB family tellurite resistance protein: MSYSELFDLGFRERNKGHFASIVRVALANGHFSPEEKAFLDELAIRLEISDEDYTKILKNPESYPVNPPYLETNRIERLYDLARMVYVNHVLGPKQKEILKKFTVALGFTGDIDHLVDKALSLLVLNVDEDTFIQEIHDRKK; encoded by the coding sequence ATGTCATACTCAGAATTATTTGATTTAGGATTTAGAGAGAGAAACAAGGGACACTTTGCTTCCATAGTACGTGTGGCGTTAGCAAATGGACATTTTAGTCCTGAAGAAAAAGCTTTCTTAGACGAGTTAGCTATTCGCCTTGAGATATCGGACGAAGACTACACTAAAATATTAAAGAACCCAGAGAGTTATCCTGTTAATCCTCCTTACCTAGAAACTAATCGTATCGAAAGGCTATACGACTTAGCGAGAATGGTATATGTTAATCATGTCTTAGGGCCGAAACAAAAGGAAATACTAAAGAAGTTTACCGTTGCATTAGGTTTCACAGGCGATATAGATCACCTAGTAGACAAAGCACTATCGCTCTTAGTATTAAATGTAGATGAAGATACATTCATTCAAGAAATACACGATAGAAAGAAATAA
- a CDS encoding DUF5074 domain-containing protein — protein MKKGILARSLVLSLLAFTVACSSEDDNRNEDGFRITPPSAATPLIQPTGFYIANEDWFGHDKGSVNFLDYGLNRKYRIYTEANSGKELGVTTTMGVAYGENYYIISKQGNRFVVTDKNFKEVKSFENIQGDGRAFVGVSDSKGYISTGSGITVYHINTKAIGGKIDGISKQTGNMVYANGKVYAVIQGEGLAIISTDTDIVIDKLTGGYTQVTLDQEGIVWAGKGNEIVRINPKDKNDTKTYPIANAPINGTWGAWNPGSLSSSVKENALYWTKGANVVKFNTQTGELNEEFYTLGEDGFNKKLLSTRQKC, from the coding sequence ATGAAAAAAGGAATTTTAGCACGCTCACTTGTGCTTTCACTACTTGCTTTTACAGTAGCATGTAGCTCTGAAGATGATAACCGAAATGAAGACGGCTTTAGAATTACCCCACCTTCTGCAGCAACGCCATTAATCCAACCAACAGGCTTCTACATTGCCAATGAAGATTGGTTTGGACATGATAAAGGAAGCGTAAACTTCTTAGATTACGGACTAAATAGAAAATACAGAATATACACTGAGGCGAATAGCGGTAAGGAACTAGGTGTGACTACTACTATGGGGGTAGCTTATGGTGAGAACTATTATATAATCTCTAAACAAGGAAATAGATTTGTCGTAACAGACAAGAACTTTAAGGAAGTTAAATCTTTTGAAAATATTCAAGGAGACGGTAGAGCATTTGTAGGAGTGTCAGATTCTAAAGGATATATTTCTACAGGCTCTGGAATCACTGTATACCACATTAACACAAAAGCTATAGGAGGAAAAATAGATGGTATTAGCAAACAAACTGGTAATATGGTTTATGCCAATGGTAAAGTGTATGCTGTAATTCAAGGGGAAGGATTAGCTATTATTAGCACCGATACAGATATAGTAATAGACAAACTAACAGGTGGATATACTCAAGTCACTTTAGATCAAGAGGGTATAGTCTGGGCAGGTAAAGGAAATGAAATAGTACGTATCAATCCTAAAGACAAAAACGATACAAAGACTTATCCTATCGCTAATGCACCTATCAATGGAACTTGGGGTGCTTGGAATCCTGGATCATTATCATCAAGTGTGAAAGAGAATGCACTATATTGGACAAAAGGAGCTAACGTAGTAAAGTTTAATACACAGACAGGAGAACTTAACGAAGAGTTTTACACATTAGGAGAAGACGGATTTAATAAGAAACTACTTAGTACCCGACAAAAATGTTAA
- a CDS encoding GNAT family N-acetyltransferase encodes MNIRPATTNDMPDVLALIQELAAFEKEPDAVEVTVEDLVKDGFGEHPLFNVLVAELDNQIIGMALFYNRFSTWKGRTIHLEDLIVTESARGTGAGYALYNEIMNIAKATGVRRVEWVVLNWNEPAINFYKKSGATVLEDWYTVQMDQNGIEQFSQTK; translated from the coding sequence ATGAATATTAGACCAGCGACAACTAATGACATGCCAGATGTATTGGCTTTAATACAAGAATTAGCTGCATTCGAGAAAGAACCAGATGCTGTAGAAGTAACAGTAGAAGACCTTGTCAAAGATGGTTTTGGAGAACATCCATTATTCAATGTTCTTGTTGCCGAACTAGATAATCAAATTATTGGAATGGCATTATTCTATAACAGATTTTCCACATGGAAAGGTAGAACCATTCATCTAGAAGATCTAATCGTTACAGAATCTGCACGTGGTACAGGAGCAGGTTATGCACTATATAATGAAATAATGAACATCGCAAAAGCAACAGGTGTTCGCAGAGTAGAATGGGTAGTTCTAAACTGGAATGAACCCGCTATCAACTTTTACAAGAAATCAGGAGCTACAGTATTAGAAGATTGGTATACTGTACAAATGGATCAAAACGGAATAGAACAATTTAGTCAAACTAAGTAA
- a CDS encoding S41 family peptidase, translated as MKKFFWPLTVSIALSLGILLGGFIVSASYRGKTGFYTNHNKLKLNRLIDFIEQEYVDNVDTDSIVDRTVTTILEQLDPHSIYIAKNELQSVTESMQGSFVGIGINYYYYNDSIAVIKDIVNGPSFKAGIKPGDRIIRADGRKLFGKNITSDSISKYLRGDINTNVQLEIYRKAINKKLKVTVNRQPIPIKSVDVALKLEEGRGYIKINRFASTTYEEFNTALKDLLKQDISSLILDLRDNGGGYMDQAISMLDDLLEKNQVIVKTINKGGMEKVTKSKGTGLYTDKPLYVLINENSASASEIIAGAIQDNDRGTIVGRRSFGKGLVQRELMLGDGSAIRLTTARYYTPSGRSIQKSYKMGVEEYNNDFRTRYTHGELYAADSIKIADSLQYKTLKGRVVYGGGGIVPDRFVSIGNKHGDDTIVLLMKSGIVSYFVFQEIDKARDTFDKMSKDQVIDYVMSDDKVFKSYVKHLEGNKLFFKLDKRKQIVKRFLVGEFLSQLYTADDYYHWMLTFDPMIKKIDEKVTKK; from the coding sequence ATGAAGAAGTTTTTCTGGCCTCTTACAGTGTCGATTGCGCTATCCTTAGGTATATTATTAGGAGGCTTTATTGTATCTGCTTCTTACCGTGGTAAGACAGGATTTTATACGAATCACAATAAACTGAAGCTAAATCGTTTGATTGACTTTATTGAACAAGAATATGTTGATAATGTCGATACTGATTCTATCGTTGATCGTACAGTAACTACTATTTTAGAACAGTTAGATCCACACTCTATTTATATTGCTAAGAACGAATTGCAATCTGTTACAGAGTCTATGCAAGGTAGTTTTGTTGGGATTGGGATAAACTATTATTACTATAATGATAGTATAGCGGTCATTAAAGATATCGTAAATGGACCATCATTTAAAGCTGGTATAAAACCTGGAGATCGTATTATTAGAGCGGATGGTAGGAAATTATTTGGCAAGAATATAACCTCTGATAGTATATCAAAATATCTTAGAGGTGATATAAATACGAATGTACAGTTAGAAATATATCGCAAGGCAATAAATAAGAAATTAAAGGTAACTGTAAACAGGCAACCTATTCCGATTAAGAGTGTTGATGTTGCTCTAAAGCTAGAGGAGGGAAGAGGATATATTAAAATTAATCGCTTTGCCAGTACTACGTATGAGGAGTTTAACACTGCACTTAAAGATTTGCTTAAGCAGGATATATCAAGTCTTATCTTAGACTTAAGAGATAATGGTGGTGGATACATGGATCAGGCGATTAGCATGCTAGATGACTTGTTAGAGAAAAATCAGGTAATCGTAAAAACCATAAATAAAGGAGGAATGGAAAAGGTTACCAAGTCAAAAGGGACAGGTCTATATACGGACAAGCCTTTATATGTTCTGATTAATGAAAACTCTGCTTCTGCTAGTGAAATTATCGCGGGTGCTATTCAAGATAATGATAGAGGAACAATAGTAGGGCGTAGGAGCTTTGGTAAGGGACTTGTACAGCGAGAACTGATGTTAGGAGACGGGTCAGCTATTCGATTGACTACAGCGCGTTATTATACTCCATCTGGGCGATCTATACAGAAGTCATATAAAATGGGAGTAGAAGAATATAATAACGATTTTAGAACTCGTTATACACATGGAGAATTATATGCAGCAGATAGTATTAAGATTGCAGATAGTTTACAATATAAAACGCTCAAAGGACGTGTAGTATATGGAGGAGGAGGTATAGTACCTGATAGGTTTGTTTCTATTGGCAATAAACACGGTGATGATACAATAGTGTTACTGATGAAATCTGGTATCGTTAGTTATTTCGTATTCCAAGAGATAGATAAGGCAAGAGATACATTTGATAAGATGAGTAAGGATCAAGTGATAGACTATGTGATGTCTGATGATAAAGTATTTAAATCGTATGTCAAGCACTTAGAAGGCAATAAGCTTTTCTTCAAATTAGATAAACGAAAACAAATAGTCAAACGCTTTTTAGTAGGGGAGTTTTTAAGTCAATTGTATACTGCTGATGATTATTATCACTGGATGCTTACATTTGATCCTATGATTAAAAAGATAGATGAGAAAGTGACTAAAAAATAG
- a CDS encoding cytochrome d ubiquinol oxidase subunit II, with protein sequence MGKNITILALIQVILAIISSLLIANMSTLGRIGITLVKREYLIFKTPWKTALAIFAVQMTVILVLALFKKFTSSKTSHTISFVFLVIGLIGAYYTYIDFTTTSHKHMKFYFHLGFYLFWFNWIFSCIYFFCLKGHKKATSISSDDINQPMQPNLE encoded by the coding sequence ATGGGAAAGAACATCACTATACTAGCACTAATACAAGTTATTCTAGCTATAATTTCTTCTCTATTGATAGCCAATATGTCTACATTAGGAAGAATAGGAATAACCTTAGTCAAAAGAGAATATCTTATTTTTAAGACACCTTGGAAGACTGCATTAGCGATATTCGCTGTACAAATGACCGTGATACTAGTACTTGCTTTATTTAAGAAATTTACTTCAAGTAAGACAAGTCATACTATATCATTTGTATTCTTAGTCATCGGATTAATCGGAGCATACTATACATATATTGACTTCACGACTACCTCACATAAGCACATGAAGTTTTATTTCCACTTAGGTTTCTATCTATTTTGGTTCAATTGGATCTTTAGTTGTATCTACTTCTTTTGCCTTAAAGGACACAAGAAGGCAACATCTATCTCATCTGACGACATCAATCAACCGATGCAACCTAATCTAGAATAA
- the fbp gene encoding class 1 fructose-bisphosphatase, which yields MTTERSQTLGEFIIEKQEDFKYSSGELSRLINSLRLAAKVVSHQVNQAGLVDIVGAFGKQNVQGEQQQKLDVFANEVFIKTLINREIVCGIASEEEDDFISIHGRDGSNDNKYVVLMDPLDGSSNIDVNVSVGTIFSIYRRVTPVGTPVTKEDFLQKGDNQVAAGYIVYGSSTMLVYTTGNGVHGFTLNPAIGTFFLSHPNMKINEDGHIYSINEGNYVHFPQGVKEYLKYCQAEENDRPYTSRYIGSLVSDIHRNILKGGIYIYPTSTKAPKGKLRLLYECNPIAYIVEQAGGKASDGYGRIMEIEPTELHQRVPFFCGSKNMVEKAEEFMNK from the coding sequence ATGACAACAGAAAGATCTCAAACTTTAGGAGAATTTATCATCGAGAAACAAGAAGACTTTAAGTATTCTTCTGGTGAGTTATCTAGATTAATTAATTCTCTTAGACTTGCTGCAAAAGTGGTAAGTCACCAAGTTAACCAAGCAGGTTTAGTTGACATCGTAGGTGCTTTTGGAAAACAAAATGTACAAGGTGAGCAACAGCAGAAACTTGATGTTTTTGCAAACGAAGTATTCATTAAAACACTTATCAATAGAGAAATCGTTTGTGGTATCGCTTCTGAAGAAGAAGATGATTTCATCTCTATCCATGGAAGAGATGGTAGCAACGATAATAAGTATGTGGTGTTGATGGATCCACTAGACGGTTCGTCTAATATAGATGTGAATGTATCTGTAGGTACTATCTTCTCTATCTATAGACGTGTGACTCCTGTAGGAACTCCCGTAACAAAAGAGGATTTCTTACAAAAAGGAGATAACCAAGTAGCGGCTGGATATATTGTATATGGCTCTTCAACAATGTTAGTATATACTACAGGTAACGGAGTACATGGATTTACATTAAACCCTGCTATTGGTACTTTCTTCTTGTCTCATCCAAATATGAAAATTAATGAGGATGGTCATATTTACTCTATCAATGAAGGTAACTATGTACACTTCCCTCAAGGTGTAAAGGAATATTTAAAATACTGTCAAGCTGAGGAGAATGATAGACCTTATACTTCTCGTTATATCGGAAGTTTAGTGTCTGATATTCACAGAAACATCCTTAAAGGTGGTATTTACATTTATCCTACGAGTACTAAAGCTCCTAAAGGTAAGCTAAGATTGTTATACGAATGTAATCCTATTGCGTATATCGTTGAACAAGCTGGAGGAAAAGCTTCTGATGGGTATGGTCGTATCATGGAAATTGAGCCAACTGAATTACACCAACGCGTTCCTTTCTTCTGTGGTAGTAAAAACATGGTAGAAAAAGCGGAAGAGTTTATGAATAAATAG
- a CDS encoding IS4 family transposase, translating to MPLETNNSLDYKSTELLTILKGGFKDKLNLARISFISLFIVALCKVKSVNFTNISIAFDNSVKAESNCRRIQRFVYDAKLTSELVAKFIFAILPKQDKYTLVIDRTNWKFGNQNINILMLGVCYKNVAFPLIFKMLDKKGNSNTNERKELINDFIEWFGKDCIECLLADREFIGERWIEYLNNERIRYYIRIRNNFKVYLPHKQEDKYAYHLFYNLKVGEFRAYEKIVYLHGQLCYLSATKIMTDGKTDYCIIVSFNKPENASEKYKERWQIETLFRAMKSSGFNIEDTHLKCIKKLEQLIMLVMLALVWCYKIGDYIDTYIKPISFKKHSNRSISVVKLGLDYLARLFHSKVNQLNINVFCFLSCT from the coding sequence ATGCCTTTAGAAACGAACAACAGCCTAGATTACAAAAGTACAGAACTTTTAACGATATTAAAAGGAGGTTTTAAGGATAAACTCAATTTAGCTAGGATCAGTTTTATTTCCTTATTTATCGTGGCTCTATGCAAAGTAAAGTCAGTCAATTTTACAAATATATCTATAGCATTTGACAACTCAGTTAAAGCAGAAAGTAACTGTAGGCGTATTCAACGTTTTGTTTATGATGCTAAGTTAACATCTGAACTTGTAGCTAAGTTCATCTTTGCTATTCTTCCTAAACAAGATAAATATACCCTTGTTATAGATCGTACAAACTGGAAGTTTGGAAATCAAAACATCAACATACTGATGCTTGGTGTTTGTTACAAAAATGTTGCTTTCCCTTTAATATTTAAGATGTTAGATAAAAAAGGAAACTCAAATACCAATGAGAGAAAAGAACTCATTAATGATTTTATAGAATGGTTTGGAAAAGATTGTATAGAGTGCTTATTAGCTGACAGAGAGTTTATTGGAGAACGTTGGATAGAATATTTGAATAACGAAAGAATTAGGTATTATATACGTATTCGAAACAATTTTAAAGTTTATCTACCTCATAAGCAAGAAGATAAATATGCATATCATCTGTTTTACAATTTAAAAGTTGGAGAGTTTAGAGCTTATGAAAAAATTGTGTATCTACATGGACAACTATGTTATCTGTCAGCCACAAAGATAATGACAGATGGCAAAACTGATTATTGTATAATTGTAAGTTTTAATAAACCCGAAAATGCTTCTGAAAAATATAAAGAAAGATGGCAAATAGAAACATTATTTAGAGCAATGAAGTCAAGTGGTTTTAATATTGAAGACACGCATTTAAAGTGTATTAAAAAACTTGAACAGCTCATTATGCTAGTAATGCTTGCACTTGTTTGGTGCTATAAAATTGGAGATTATATCGATACATACATTAAACCTATATCCTTCAAAAAACATAGTAATAGAAGTATTAGTGTAGTAAAATTAGGCCTTGATTACTTGGCTAGACTATTTCATTCTAAAGTTAATCAACTAAATATCAATGTATTTTGTTTTTTGTCGTGTACTTAG
- a CDS encoding tRNA-binding protein has product MENNNNTLTWDEFSKVEMRVGTIIEAEVFAEVRNPAYKLVLDFGEEIGKRKSSAQITKLYTPEELIGKQVVAVVNFPPKQIATLMSECLVMGAVEGKEVTLMTMDKPTKNGLRIG; this is encoded by the coding sequence ATGGAGAATAACAACAATACATTGACTTGGGATGAGTTCTCAAAAGTAGAGATGAGAGTAGGTACTATCATTGAAGCGGAGGTATTCGCTGAAGTGAGAAACCCTGCTTATAAATTAGTACTTGACTTCGGAGAAGAAATAGGTAAACGCAAATCATCTGCGCAAATCACCAAACTATATACACCCGAAGAATTAATCGGTAAGCAAGTAGTGGCTGTAGTAAATTTTCCTCCTAAACAGATAGCAACCCTGATGAGCGAATGCCTAGTAATGGGAGCTGTAGAAGGTAAAGAGGTAACGCTTATGACAATGGATAAACCGACCAAAAATGGTCTTAGAATAGGGTAA
- a CDS encoding aspartate kinase has product MRVFKFGGASVRDAENVKNVCDVLRKVGYEDSLIIASAMGKTTNALEVVVHNYFQNRFDLAESVDVVKDYHYNIVRDLFPNEDHAIYTSLQELFEEITYFLLNNKSPNYNFVYDQIVSYGEIISTTILHYYLIESGIENNWLDSRNLIKTDTVYRDANVNWDITIELIKANICTKQLFVVQGFIGSDSNGFSTTLGREGSDYSAAIFAYALDAESVTIWKDVPGVLNADPRYFEETTLLQHISYAEAIELAFYGASVIHPKTLQPLRQKEIPLYVKSFLNPLLEGTNVSKGAPLTPHVPCFIVKKNQLLISLSSKDFSFIMEQNISDIFKLFGEYNIKVNVIQNSAISFSVCVEDKFNHFEDVRLILSDKFKVSYNENVSLYTIRHFDDDSAQKVLEGKTLMLKQVNRETMQIVTKE; this is encoded by the coding sequence ATGAGAGTATTCAAATTTGGAGGAGCCTCAGTAAGAGACGCAGAAAATGTAAAGAACGTATGTGACGTTTTAAGAAAAGTAGGATATGAAGATAGTCTAATCATCGCTTCGGCTATGGGAAAGACGACCAATGCATTAGAAGTAGTTGTACATAACTACTTTCAGAATAGATTTGACCTAGCTGAATCTGTTGATGTAGTAAAAGACTACCATTATAACATCGTTAGAGACTTGTTCCCTAATGAAGATCACGCCATCTACACATCACTTCAAGAATTATTTGAAGAGATTACTTACTTCCTTTTAAATAACAAATCTCCAAATTACAACTTTGTTTATGACCAGATAGTGAGCTATGGTGAGATTATCTCTACTACTATCCTACACTACTACCTGATCGAATCAGGTATAGAGAATAATTGGCTTGACTCGCGCAATCTTATCAAAACAGATACTGTCTATCGCGATGCTAATGTCAATTGGGATATAACAATCGAACTTATAAAAGCGAATATCTGCACAAAGCAATTATTCGTCGTGCAAGGATTCATCGGTTCTGACTCTAACGGATTCTCGACGACGTTAGGAAGAGAAGGGTCTGACTACTCAGCAGCTATCTTTGCCTATGCACTAGATGCAGAGAGTGTGACGATATGGAAAGATGTACCAGGTGTACTTAACGCTGATCCTAGATACTTTGAAGAGACTACCTTACTTCAACACATATCGTATGCTGAAGCGATAGAACTAGCCTTCTATGGAGCTTCAGTAATACACCCTAAAACACTACAACCATTACGCCAAAAGGAGATACCTCTATATGTAAAGTCATTCCTTAATCCACTATTAGAAGGAACAAATGTATCTAAGGGAGCACCATTGACTCCGCATGTACCTTGTTTTATTGTGAAGAAGAACCAACTGTTAATATCTCTTTCATCTAAAGATTTCTCTTTTATAATGGAACAGAATATAAGTGACATCTTTAAGCTATTCGGAGAATATAATATCAAAGTTAATGTAATCCAAAACTCTGCTATCAGCTTCTCTGTCTGTGTAGAAGACAAGTTTAATCACTTCGAAGATGTAAGACTTATCTTAAGCGATAAGTTTAAAGTAAGCTATAATGAGAACGTATCCTTATATACCATCAGACACTTTGATGATGACTCAGCACAGAAGGTACTAGAAGGCAAAACACTTATGCTTAAGCAAGTAAACAGAGAAACAATGCAAATAGTCACTAAAGAATAG
- a CDS encoding GNAT family N-acetyltransferase produces MLDILKTNSDNIDFLNLIIELDKYLRVLDGDDHEFFAQYNKVDHINHVIVIYSQGVAVGCGAIKEYDKDTIEIKRMFTTPEARGKGIASIVLTELEQWAKDLGYTRCILEMGKLQTQAEILYRKNNYTVIPNYGQYEGVESSLCFEKVLDNYKYSTY; encoded by the coding sequence ATGCTAGACATCCTAAAAACCAACTCTGATAATATAGATTTTCTCAACCTCATCATAGAGCTAGATAAATATCTGCGTGTATTAGATGGTGATGATCATGAATTCTTTGCTCAGTATAATAAAGTAGATCATATTAACCACGTTATTGTCATCTATTCGCAAGGTGTCGCTGTAGGCTGTGGTGCAATTAAAGAATATGATAAAGACACGATAGAGATAAAACGTATGTTTACTACCCCTGAAGCTAGAGGAAAAGGTATTGCATCTATTGTACTAACCGAATTAGAACAGTGGGCTAAAGATCTAGGCTATACCAGATGTATCTTAGAAATGGGTAAGCTACAGACCCAAGCAGAAATATTATACCGCAAGAACAACTATACTGTTATCCCTAACTATGGTCAGTATGAAGGTGTGGAAAGTAGTTTGTGTTTTGAGAAGGTATTAGATAATTACAAATATTCTACTTACTAA